In Bradyrhizobium sp. CCBAU 051011, the following are encoded in one genomic region:
- a CDS encoding UbiX family flavin prenyltransferase: MSLPIIVGISGASGIFYGIRLLEVLKHNGISTHLIISRSAMQTLKQELDVSIADVVALAETTYQNPDLGAAVSSGSFKARGMVIIPCSIRTLSDIAHGTTGTLLSRAADVTLKERRRLVLVVREAPLHSGHLRSMLAATENGAIIFPPVPAFYSRPKTIDDVVNHTVGRCLDLFDIDVGLVRRWRGTSDALSAL; the protein is encoded by the coding sequence ATGAGTCTTCCCATTATTGTTGGCATAAGCGGCGCTTCCGGCATTTTTTACGGCATCCGACTTCTAGAAGTTCTGAAGCATAATGGGATTTCTACACATCTAATCATCTCTAGATCTGCGATGCAGACGCTGAAACAAGAGCTCGATGTTTCTATCGCGGACGTAGTAGCGTTGGCCGAAACCACCTACCAAAACCCTGACCTTGGCGCAGCAGTCTCGTCGGGCTCGTTTAAGGCCCGCGGAATGGTGATCATTCCGTGTTCAATCCGGACGTTGTCCGATATAGCGCACGGTACTACGGGTACTTTACTCAGTCGTGCAGCCGATGTTACCCTAAAGGAACGGCGCCGGCTCGTACTCGTCGTGCGAGAAGCGCCACTGCACTCCGGGCACCTGCGCAGCATGTTGGCAGCTACCGAGAACGGTGCAATCATTTTTCCACCTGTTCCAGCGTTTTACTCGCGTCCCAAGACAATTGATGATGTTGTCAATCACACAGTGGGGCGCTGCCTAGATCTTTTCGATATCGATGTTGGACTCGTGAGGCGCTGGCGCGGGACGTCTGATGCTTTATCAGCGCTGTGA
- a CDS encoding helix-turn-helix transcriptional regulator, whose translation MGNKLRTARLRRNLSLSELAAKLGVDRHVLSDAEKGKLGTSAGIYVAALWAMNLLQTLDGVADPKTDEEGLALSGLEERERARTGGGPSNAF comes from the coding sequence TTGGGTAACAAGCTCAGGACGGCGCGGCTTCGGCGCAACCTCAGCCTTTCAGAGCTCGCCGCAAAACTCGGTGTGGATCGCCATGTGCTCTCCGACGCAGAAAAGGGCAAGCTCGGTACCAGCGCGGGCATCTACGTCGCAGCTCTGTGGGCCATGAATTTGCTTCAGACGCTAGATGGTGTGGCCGACCCGAAGACCGACGAAGAGGGACTGGCCCTCAGCGGCCTCGAAGAGCGCGAGCGCGCGCGAACCGGAGGAGGGCCCAGCAATGCCTTCTGA
- a CDS encoding DUF3616 domain-containing protein: protein MTIEGIAIRDERLSAGLRGPVLDGNRAVVVAVDIDVLFGGTGTAHRLFRLSLGDGRGVRNLASFGEWILILAGPAADGPGSYAVYA from the coding sequence TTGACGATCGAGGGAATTGCGATCAGGGACGAGCGTCTGTCTGCCGGACTCCGCGGGCCCGTGCTGGATGGCAATCGCGCCGTTGTGGTCGCCGTCGACATCGATGTATTGTTCGGGGGTACGGGGACCGCTCACCGCCTTTTCCGGCTTTCCCTTGGCGACGGACGCGGCGTTCGTAATCTTGCAAGCTTTGGCGAGTGGATCCTGATCCTAGCGGGACCGGCTGCGGATGGCCCAGGCAGCTACGCGGTCTATGCGTAG
- a CDS encoding IS4 family transposase: protein MGLTSRARDEKAHRSASDAVTWFDREAALCEFQDARLGERFRMLLKQIGGDVGQSIPMVCQDWANTKAAYRFFSNERVSEADILSGHFKSTRERIAAAKGPVLVLHDTTEFTYQRERPDLIGMIKRIPKSNSRRLDGKPQTYTTCGILMHSSLAVTLDGLPLGLSAVKFWTRKKFRGVAALRREVNLTRIPIETKESIRWLENLKQSTELFEKPSQCIHIGDREADIYELFCAAQEVGTHFLVRTCVNRLAGDGDHTVATIMDEVLVKGLHRIEVQDSKGNPDQAVLEIRYRKIRILPPIGKQSRYPALTLTVIHADERGAPKNRKKIEWKLLTDLPVQSRGDAIEKLEWYSLRWKIEVFHKILKSGCRAEDSQLRTAQRLTNLISVFCVVSWRIFWMTMLNRSAPNASPEFVLTKAEIQLLDRLVKDKNPVSTQRKTLSHYLIKIARLGGYLARANDPPPGNLIMWRGLSRFIDIATGAKL from the coding sequence ATGGGACTGACTTCACGCGCCCGGGATGAGAAGGCGCATCGGTCGGCGTCTGACGCGGTGACCTGGTTTGACCGTGAAGCTGCGCTGTGCGAATTCCAGGACGCTCGGCTTGGCGAGAGATTTCGCATGCTGCTGAAGCAGATTGGTGGAGACGTCGGCCAGAGCATTCCTATGGTTTGCCAAGACTGGGCGAATACCAAGGCGGCCTATCGTTTCTTCTCCAATGAACGAGTAAGCGAGGCCGACATTCTGTCTGGTCATTTTAAATCGACGCGGGAACGCATCGCGGCTGCGAAGGGACCTGTTCTTGTTCTGCATGATACGACCGAATTCACCTATCAAAGGGAGCGCCCGGATCTGATCGGGATGATTAAGCGCATCCCCAAAAGCAACTCTCGAAGATTGGACGGAAAACCCCAAACGTACACGACATGCGGAATATTGATGCATTCGAGCCTTGCGGTGACCCTCGATGGGCTTCCACTGGGGCTCAGCGCTGTGAAGTTCTGGACCAGAAAGAAATTCAGAGGGGTCGCTGCGCTCAGGCGCGAGGTCAACCTGACACGGATCCCCATTGAAACCAAGGAGAGCATTCGGTGGCTGGAGAACCTCAAGCAATCCACGGAGCTTTTCGAGAAGCCATCGCAATGCATCCATATCGGTGATCGTGAGGCCGATATTTATGAATTGTTTTGCGCCGCCCAAGAGGTTGGAACGCATTTCTTGGTAAGGACCTGTGTCAATCGCCTGGCAGGCGATGGCGATCATACCGTTGCAACGATAATGGATGAGGTCTTGGTCAAAGGTCTCCACCGGATCGAAGTCCAGGATAGCAAGGGCAATCCAGATCAGGCTGTTCTTGAAATCCGGTATCGCAAAATCCGTATTCTGCCACCGATAGGCAAGCAGTCGCGGTATCCAGCTTTGACTTTGACGGTGATCCACGCTGATGAAAGAGGAGCGCCAAAGAACAGAAAAAAGATTGAATGGAAACTCCTGACCGATCTTCCGGTGCAATCGCGCGGGGATGCGATCGAGAAACTCGAATGGTATTCCCTGCGATGGAAGATCGAGGTCTTCCACAAGATACTCAAATCCGGCTGTAGGGCAGAGGACTCGCAACTGCGGACTGCTCAGCGATTGACGAATCTGATCTCGGTATTCTGCGTTGTGAGCTGGCGCATTTTTTGGATGACGATGCTCAATCGTTCAGCGCCAAATGCTTCACCGGAATTTGTGCTGACCAAAGCTGAAATCCAATTGCTTGATCGGCTCGTCAAAGACAAGAATCCAGTCAGCACACAACGAAAAACATTGTCGCATTATCTCATCAAGATCGCCAGGCTCGGCGGCTATCTCGCCCGCGCCAACGATCCGCCACCAGGGAATCTGATCATGTGGCGCGGATTATCGCGATTCATCGATATCGCAACGGGAGCAAAACTCTGA
- a CDS encoding GH3 auxin-responsive promoter family protein, which translates to MSTTRDIHAFLTILNRPELVQEECLLQRIVAPNADCRYGRRYRFGKIVTVGDYRRNVPIVTYTNVEPWIARIAAGEPRVLTREPVRLFFKTSGSTGTAKIVPVTASFITDKSRAFGLYWSALFHGHPAAAIGRVVGNFSDSGGATGTPCGLPVTSEGAFWNGVGAVAQRRGRSPIPQCVSAISDPDARYYTVARILLEENISLLMALNPSTLLILFRKLHLFADDLLRDIARGGLNAGFRVGAEVHAHVSETYRGCTARAEQLRELLSRPEPRATAREIWPSLQLVVSWRSPMQLPYLQLLADYLGPVPQRDYLLMASEGVIAVPIEDEMSGGVLATPIHFYEFIAEEDISRADPPTRLATELEVGRSYVVVLSTSAGLYRYNIGDVVRVRAIQDRTPVIEFLHRSGATCSLTGEKLTEHQVVAAMRAATDLHGITLEDFTLHPSVGGFPRYILLIEPSAGSDWIPPAFLAAFERELCARNIEYDAKRRSMRLAAPELWVTDPGAYAELRRRRISAGANDAQIKPVHLTRDPSFSAGLAIRQTFVTS; encoded by the coding sequence TTGTCTACGACTCGTGATATCCACGCCTTCCTCACGATCTTGAACCGTCCCGAGCTCGTGCAAGAGGAATGCCTGCTGCAGCGGATCGTCGCTCCCAATGCAGACTGCCGCTACGGGCGCAGATACCGGTTCGGCAAAATCGTGACGGTCGGGGACTATCGCCGCAACGTTCCCATTGTGACCTACACGAATGTCGAGCCGTGGATCGCACGGATAGCAGCGGGAGAGCCCCGCGTCTTGACCCGTGAGCCGGTGCGCCTGTTCTTCAAAACGAGCGGCTCGACGGGCACGGCCAAGATCGTCCCGGTAACCGCAAGTTTCATTACCGACAAGTCGCGCGCTTTCGGACTGTACTGGAGCGCATTGTTTCACGGCCATCCGGCGGCTGCGATTGGGCGCGTCGTCGGCAATTTCTCCGACAGCGGCGGCGCCACGGGGACGCCTTGCGGGCTGCCGGTCACGTCGGAAGGCGCGTTCTGGAATGGAGTGGGGGCGGTAGCGCAACGGCGCGGCCGCTCACCGATTCCGCAATGTGTCAGCGCCATCAGCGATCCGGACGCCCGATACTACACAGTCGCGCGCATTCTGCTCGAAGAGAACATATCGTTACTGATGGCGCTCAATCCCAGTACGTTGCTCATCCTTTTCCGCAAGCTCCATCTGTTTGCCGATGACTTGCTGAGGGACATCGCGCGCGGCGGATTGAATGCCGGATTCCGGGTCGGCGCCGAGGTGCACGCGCATGTGAGCGAGACCTATCGGGGCTGCACGGCCCGCGCCGAGCAACTTCGTGAGCTTCTGAGCCGGCCCGAACCGCGCGCGACCGCACGCGAGATCTGGCCTTCGCTACAGCTCGTGGTTTCATGGCGGAGCCCGATGCAGCTGCCTTATCTGCAGCTGCTCGCCGACTATCTCGGCCCCGTGCCCCAGCGCGACTATCTCCTTATGGCCTCCGAGGGCGTCATTGCTGTTCCCATCGAGGACGAGATGAGTGGTGGTGTGCTCGCCACGCCCATTCATTTCTATGAGTTCATTGCAGAGGAGGATATTAGCCGCGCGGATCCGCCAACGCGGCTTGCGACGGAACTCGAAGTCGGCCGAAGCTATGTGGTGGTGCTCAGCACTAGCGCCGGCCTTTATCGGTATAATATCGGCGACGTTGTCCGGGTGCGCGCCATACAGGACCGCACGCCGGTCATCGAGTTCCTGCATCGTAGCGGCGCGACTTGCTCGCTTACCGGCGAAAAGCTGACCGAACACCAGGTTGTGGCGGCAATGAGAGCCGCAACCGATTTGCACGGAATCACGCTCGAGGATTTCACGCTGCATCCCTCAGTCGGTGGTTTTCCGCGATACATTCTGCTCATCGAGCCATCGGCTGGCAGCGATTGGATCCCGCCGGCGTTCCTAGCCGCGTTCGAACGCGAGCTTTGCGCGCGCAACATCGAGTATGACGCGAAGCGTCGCTCGATGCGCCTCGCTGCGCCCGAGTTGTGGGTGACCGACCCAGGAGCCTATGCCGAATTGCGGCGGCGGCGCATCAGCGCGGGCGCCAATGATGCCCAAATCAAGCCCGTCCATCTGACGCGGGATCCCTCCTTTTCGGCCGGCCTCGCCATTCGTCAGACGTTCGTCACATCCTGA
- a CDS encoding DNA/RNA non-specific endonuclease — MLRSKEQAAACFIQMDYEQNRYAPNPQPQLFAFEPDRLFLNNRNLDFAIVAAAPKSNHGAAIEQYGWFTLNDAQGKIAVNPEDFVNIVQHPLGREKEVVVRDNKLLDLATSSQEANSLGPFPHYEADTEKGSSGSPVLNDQWEVVALHHTGVPVEDADGRWLDKEGHVWDERTQSLSEIAWRANEGVRVSSLVAALSQLQLPPQQKALLDPVLAKTPPAAREVGKEAIEPHEVAEPVGRRLPALSQERRPTFIDQPAIVPMAELEVPLRISVSIGEPRRLAGRLEASQAPIRSSGLRAEILEERLEPEEYADRDGYDRRFLGTTVPLPVMKPRPRFGHALQIPRPARPRDTFELRYHRFSIIMNEERRLAYFSACNVNFNAPETVGRDEGSKSWRLDARIDSENQLGAPYYLNNDYDKGHLTRRDDAAWGRDKDDALAANWDTFHYTNAAPQHYLLNQSTEFTGADLDLWGDLENFISEQGGQQRRLSIFNGPIFGHRDKKLDDALIPWAFFKIVIWRDRNESPGAIGFVLSQRDLIENLREEAIDPGRFSIRQKRISQIERDLDISFGPVTEWDQMPQRDARESLDDEEIEITRVSDVVIHSAEPTTDHSAAVAPVARREGLTEALTVPGQGATSISGSAQLDELAREEYHQSLEEIIVEKDKEKAARRLGRLIGVLLKEPFAVSSELKARSRRTSAYREWQLKPPREFSEAGEMNPEARKRLEWLVDQLSERGMTMSDPYQLALEAQHESGFFALLMKVLRDYICGERQIRKLVDDAFKKVSKLGKAPTPETVVGAGGLTLGAYLVQLVPALGMLGTPIIAALILILYLLGCRAFCEWSGQLKTNEDER, encoded by the coding sequence GTGCTTCGTTCGAAGGAGCAGGCCGCAGCCTGCTTCATTCAAATGGATTATGAACAGAATCGCTATGCGCCTAATCCCCAACCGCAGCTATTCGCGTTCGAGCCGGATCGGCTGTTTCTGAATAATCGCAACCTTGACTTCGCGATCGTCGCCGCTGCTCCGAAGAGCAATCATGGCGCGGCGATCGAGCAGTATGGCTGGTTTACGCTCAACGATGCCCAGGGAAAGATCGCCGTCAACCCGGAGGACTTCGTCAATATCGTCCAGCATCCTCTCGGCCGCGAGAAAGAGGTCGTTGTCCGGGATAACAAGCTGCTCGACCTCGCAACCAGCAGCCAGGAAGCGAACTCGCTTGGCCCGTTTCCGCATTACGAGGCCGACACCGAGAAGGGTTCGTCGGGCTCCCCGGTCCTCAATGACCAGTGGGAAGTCGTCGCTCTTCATCACACGGGCGTGCCGGTCGAGGACGCCGACGGGCGCTGGCTGGATAAGGAAGGCCATGTTTGGGACGAACGCACCCAGTCTCTTTCCGAAATTGCCTGGCGCGCCAACGAGGGGGTCCGGGTCTCGTCCCTTGTCGCAGCCCTTAGCCAGCTGCAGCTGCCGCCACAGCAGAAGGCGCTGCTAGATCCGGTATTGGCGAAGACACCGCCGGCAGCCCGTGAGGTTGGCAAAGAAGCGATCGAGCCCCACGAGGTTGCCGAGCCGGTCGGCCGCCGCCTTCCTGCTCTTTCTCAAGAAAGGCGGCCCACATTCATTGACCAGCCGGCCATCGTACCAATGGCTGAACTCGAGGTTCCACTTCGAATATCGGTCTCGATTGGCGAGCCGCGCCGGCTGGCTGGACGCCTAGAGGCGTCGCAGGCGCCTATCCGAAGCTCAGGTCTGCGGGCCGAAATCCTCGAGGAGAGGCTTGAGCCGGAAGAATATGCTGACCGCGACGGCTATGACCGGCGGTTTCTCGGCACCACTGTCCCGCTTCCTGTCATGAAGCCGCGTCCGCGCTTCGGACACGCCCTGCAAATTCCGCGGCCGGCGCGCCCGCGGGATACGTTCGAGCTTCGCTATCATCGCTTCAGCATAATCATGAACGAAGAGCGCCGGCTTGCCTACTTCTCGGCCTGCAATGTGAATTTCAACGCGCCAGAAACAGTCGGGCGTGACGAAGGCAGCAAGTCTTGGCGCCTTGATGCTCGCATCGACTCGGAGAATCAGCTGGGCGCGCCCTACTACTTAAACAATGACTACGACAAAGGGCACCTTACGCGACGTGACGACGCCGCATGGGGGCGCGACAAGGATGATGCCTTGGCGGCGAACTGGGATACGTTTCACTACACTAATGCCGCTCCGCAACACTATCTGCTCAATCAATCAACTGAATTCACCGGCGCAGACCTTGATCTGTGGGGAGACTTGGAGAATTTCATATCGGAGCAAGGCGGCCAACAGAGGCGCCTGTCCATCTTCAATGGTCCGATTTTTGGCCATCGAGACAAGAAGTTGGACGACGCCCTCATACCCTGGGCATTCTTCAAAATCGTAATCTGGCGCGACCGGAACGAGTCGCCTGGCGCAATCGGCTTCGTCCTCAGCCAGCGTGACCTGATCGAGAATTTGCGAGAGGAGGCCATCGATCCGGGGCGGTTCTCGATAAGACAAAAGCGCATCAGCCAGATCGAACGCGATCTCGACATCAGCTTCGGCCCGGTCACCGAGTGGGATCAGATGCCGCAGCGCGACGCACGGGAGAGCCTGGATGACGAAGAAATTGAGATCACACGTGTGTCGGACGTCGTGATCCATTCGGCCGAGCCTACGACAGATCATTCGGCAGCCGTCGCGCCTGTTGCCCGTCGCGAGGGTCTAACTGAGGCCCTCACCGTTCCTGGTCAAGGCGCTACTTCGATTTCGGGCTCTGCGCAGCTGGATGAGCTTGCCAGGGAAGAGTACCACCAGAGCCTGGAAGAAATTATCGTGGAAAAGGACAAGGAGAAGGCAGCCCGCCGTTTGGGACGGCTCATTGGCGTGCTGCTTAAGGAGCCCTTTGCGGTATCTTCAGAGCTGAAGGCGAGATCTCGCCGCACATCGGCATACCGTGAGTGGCAGCTCAAGCCGCCGAGGGAGTTCAGTGAGGCTGGTGAGATGAACCCGGAAGCGAGGAAACGGCTCGAATGGCTGGTCGATCAGTTATCGGAGCGCGGGATGACAATGTCGGATCCCTATCAGCTCGCGCTGGAGGCACAGCATGAGAGCGGGTTCTTCGCATTGTTGATGAAGGTATTGCGAGACTACATCTGCGGCGAACGCCAAATTCGGAAGCTGGTTGATGACGCCTTCAAGAAAGTCAGCAAGCTCGGTAAAGCGCCCACGCCTGAAACCGTCGTAGGCGCCGGGGGCCTGACACTCGGGGCCTATCTCGTTCAACTGGTGCCAGCCTTGGGTATGCTCGGTACTCCCATCATAGCTGCGCTCATTCTCATCCTTTATCTCCTTGGCTGCAGGGCGTTCTGCGAGTGGTCCGGCCAGTTAAAAACGAATGAAGACGAGCGCTAA
- a CDS encoding type II toxin-antitoxin system HipA family toxin, which yields MPSEECFVYITLPGQTEPVIAGRYQLDTGRQGTAVGQFVYGKSYLSRNDRVEFDPVELKLQVPVFRTTKLRGNFGALRDSSPDAWGRKLIEKRLGNVAPTEIQYLLNSPDDRAGALGFGLNVEPPAPMRKFNRTIDLAKLIDLADQIVAAERDPDAPKPAGADAEQAEALLNAGTSMGGARPKATVEDEDALWVAKFSHPDDRWNNPRVEHAMLTLARSCGISCAESRLTTVGTRDVLLVKRFDRHKTEKGYLRSRMVSALTLIDADDSPDTADKRRKWSYLLLADEVRRAATASQTRDLPELFRRVCFNTLISNTDDHPRNHAIVAKDTAWSLSPAYDLTPNPMIALERRDLAMAFGDWGRYANRTNLLSQSERFLVSQEEATRIIDGMIETVGASWYAVARQAGVSERDCELIHSAFVYEGFSYDLNDPTIATDDPEELPTVGNRM from the coding sequence ATGCCTTCTGAGGAGTGCTTCGTCTACATCACGCTGCCAGGACAAACCGAACCGGTCATCGCCGGGAGGTACCAACTCGATACGGGCCGCCAAGGGACGGCGGTAGGCCAATTTGTCTATGGCAAGAGCTACCTCTCGCGAAACGACCGGGTCGAATTCGACCCGGTCGAACTCAAGCTTCAAGTGCCGGTGTTCCGGACGACCAAGCTGCGGGGCAACTTCGGAGCGCTTCGCGACAGTTCTCCCGACGCCTGGGGGCGGAAACTGATCGAGAAGCGGCTGGGCAACGTCGCACCGACAGAGATTCAGTATCTGCTCAATTCGCCCGACGACCGCGCCGGCGCGCTCGGCTTCGGTCTTAATGTCGAACCGCCGGCACCTATGCGCAAATTCAATCGCACTATCGATCTGGCCAAGCTCATCGACCTCGCCGACCAGATCGTCGCGGCGGAGAGGGATCCGGATGCTCCAAAGCCCGCGGGTGCCGACGCCGAACAGGCCGAAGCGCTTCTGAATGCCGGAACGTCCATGGGCGGCGCGCGTCCGAAGGCGACCGTCGAAGATGAGGATGCGCTTTGGGTAGCCAAATTTTCGCATCCCGACGACCGGTGGAATAATCCTCGCGTCGAGCATGCGATGCTGACACTCGCGCGCTCGTGCGGGATTTCGTGCGCGGAAAGTCGATTGACCACCGTCGGTACTCGCGACGTGCTCCTGGTGAAGCGGTTCGACCGTCACAAAACGGAGAAAGGATATTTGCGTAGCCGAATGGTGAGCGCCTTGACGCTTATCGATGCGGACGACTCGCCCGATACTGCGGACAAGCGCCGCAAATGGTCCTATCTGCTGCTCGCCGACGAAGTCCGGCGGGCCGCTACGGCAAGTCAGACCAGGGATCTTCCGGAACTCTTCCGTCGCGTATGTTTCAATACGCTGATTTCGAACACCGACGACCATCCTCGGAATCACGCGATCGTCGCAAAGGATACGGCTTGGTCGCTGTCGCCTGCCTACGATCTGACGCCGAACCCGATGATCGCGCTGGAGCGCCGTGATCTCGCGATGGCTTTCGGGGATTGGGGCCGGTACGCCAACCGCACCAATCTGCTTTCCCAAAGCGAGCGATTTCTCGTCTCGCAGGAGGAGGCTACTCGCATCATCGACGGCATGATCGAAACCGTCGGCGCCTCCTGGTACGCGGTCGCCCGCCAGGCTGGTGTCAGCGAAAGGGACTGCGAGCTCATCCACAGCGCTTTCGTGTACGAAGGCTTCAGCTACGACCTGAATGACCCGACGATCGCGACCGACGACCCGGAAGAGCTTCCCACAGTGGGAAATCGGATGTGA